One part of the Sphingobium yanoikuyae genome encodes these proteins:
- a CDS encoding OPT family oligopeptide transporter, producing MAELTLRGVILGALITLLFTAANVYLGLKIGLTFATSIPAAVISMAVLRLFATGTILENNIVQTIASAAGTLSAIIFVLPGLVIIGWWQGFPYWLSACTIALGGILGVMYSVPLRRALVTGSDLPYPEGVAAAEVLKVGAGSREGLEENKRGLAAIVMSSIAAAGFSIIAKTKILAEEAATFFKLGAGASSVSTSFSMALIGVGHLVGISVGAAMFVGLLISWVGIVPYLTSPLPAGADLADLVGTTFRMKARFIGAGTIGIAAIWTLLKILGPIISGIRSALNAAKVRKSGDAGTLDITERDLPIGIVFGTILASLVPIAVLLWIFAQGGPIAANPVPIIGLTLAYILVAGIVIASVCGYMAGLIGASNSPISGVGILAVLGASLILAAIYGSGHPEQSQALIAYALFTTAIVFGVATISNDNLQDLKTGQLVGATPWKQQIALVLGVLFGALVIPPVLDLLNSAFGFAGAPGAKATALPAPQAALISALAKGVLGGDLDWGLIGFGAGIGVVVVALDELLGKTGKMRLPPLAVGMGIYLPMALTLLIPVGAVIGHFYNRWSLRQANPEFAERMGVLMATGFIVGESLFGVAFAGIVASTDSDAPLALVGESHWAVPLSVLIFAGVIAALYARLRHWATAPLA from the coding sequence ATGGCGGAGCTGACGCTACGCGGCGTCATATTGGGCGCGCTCATCACCCTGCTGTTCACCGCCGCGAACGTCTATCTGGGCCTCAAGATCGGCCTGACCTTCGCCACCTCAATCCCCGCCGCCGTCATTTCCATGGCGGTGCTGCGCCTGTTCGCGACCGGCACGATCCTGGAAAACAACATCGTCCAGACCATCGCATCGGCCGCCGGCACGCTCTCGGCGATCATCTTCGTGCTGCCGGGCCTGGTCATCATCGGCTGGTGGCAGGGCTTCCCCTATTGGCTGTCGGCCTGCACCATCGCGCTGGGCGGCATATTGGGCGTCATGTATTCAGTGCCGCTGCGCCGCGCGCTCGTCACCGGATCGGACCTGCCCTATCCCGAGGGTGTCGCCGCCGCCGAAGTGCTGAAAGTCGGCGCCGGCTCGCGCGAGGGCCTGGAAGAGAATAAGCGCGGCCTGGCCGCCATCGTCATGAGTTCGATCGCCGCCGCCGGCTTCTCGATCATCGCCAAGACCAAGATCCTGGCCGAGGAAGCCGCCACCTTCTTCAAGCTGGGCGCGGGCGCCAGCTCGGTCTCGACCAGCTTCTCGATGGCGCTGATCGGCGTCGGCCATCTGGTCGGCATCTCCGTCGGCGCCGCCATGTTCGTCGGCCTGCTCATCAGCTGGGTCGGCATCGTCCCCTATCTCACCAGCCCGCTGCCCGCCGGCGCGGACCTGGCCGACCTGGTCGGCACCACCTTCCGCATGAAGGCCCGCTTCATCGGCGCCGGCACGATCGGCATTGCCGCGATCTGGACCCTGCTCAAGATCCTGGGTCCGATCATCAGCGGCATCCGCTCCGCCCTCAACGCCGCCAAGGTCCGCAAGTCGGGCGACGCCGGCACGCTGGACATCACCGAGCGCGACCTGCCGATCGGCATCGTCTTTGGCACCATCCTCGCCTCGCTGGTGCCGATCGCCGTCTTGCTGTGGATCTTTGCCCAGGGCGGGCCGATCGCCGCCAATCCGGTGCCGATCATCGGCCTGACGCTGGCCTATATCCTGGTCGCCGGCATCGTCATCGCGTCGGTCTGCGGCTATATGGCGGGTCTTATCGGCGCGTCGAACAGCCCGATCTCGGGCGTCGGGATTCTTGCCGTGCTCGGCGCGTCGCTGATCCTCGCCGCCATCTACGGCTCGGGCCATCCCGAACAGAGCCAGGCGCTGATCGCCTATGCGCTGTTCACCACCGCGATCGTGTTCGGCGTCGCCACCATTTCCAACGATAACCTCCAGGACCTGAAGACCGGCCAGCTGGTCGGCGCGACGCCGTGGAAGCAGCAGATCGCACTGGTGCTGGGCGTGCTGTTCGGCGCGCTGGTGATCCCGCCGGTGCTCGACCTGCTGAACAGCGCCTTCGGCTTTGCCGGCGCGCCCGGCGCCAAGGCGACCGCCCTGCCCGCGCCGCAGGCCGCGCTCATTTCCGCGCTCGCCAAGGGCGTGCTGGGCGGCGACCTCGACTGGGGCCTGATCGGCTTTGGCGCCGGCATCGGCGTGGTCGTGGTCGCGCTCGACGAACTGCTCGGCAAGACCGGCAAGATGCGCCTGCCCCCGCTCGCGGTCGGCATGGGCATCTATCTGCCGATGGCGCTGACCTTGCTGATCCCGGTCGGTGCGGTGATCGGCCATTTCTACAATCGCTGGTCGCTGCGCCAGGCGAACCCGGAATTTGCCGAGCGCATGGGCGTGCTGATGGCGACCGGCTTCATCGTCGGCGAAAGCCTGTTCGGCGTCGCCTTTGCCGGCATCGTCGCCTCGACCGACAGCGACGCGCCGCTGGCGCTGGTCGGCGAAAGCCATTGGGCGGTGCCGCTGTCGGTGCTGATCTTCGCCGGCGTGATCGCCGCCCTTTATGCGCGCCTGCGCCACTGGGCGACCGCGCCGCTCGCCTGA
- a CDS encoding GDSL-type esterase/lipase family protein, with translation MRMANISCARATGTEPHRRAALGLALLLAAAGPLQAAPLPTQAPAPDKIAVPNADPTFPFSNEIAAFAKAEAAGPPVADATLFLGSSSIRLWDIKGSFTDIGTVNRGFGGATTPDVLHYYKRLLPKAKPRSIIVYVGENDLAAGATPDKVATDVLTLLRQLRADYPRAHIAYLSLKPSPIRWTLWPQMAAVNMTVSARSRAMKFDYLDVGRPLLATDGLPDASLFRADGLHMNPRGYERWTKLVDAYLDHAVLADTGAGRDS, from the coding sequence ATGCGGATGGCAAATATCAGCTGCGCCCGCGCCACCGGCACTGAGCCGCACCGGCGGGCGGCGCTGGGCCTTGCCCTGCTGCTCGCCGCGGCCGGGCCGTTGCAGGCTGCCCCGTTGCCGACGCAGGCCCCGGCGCCGGACAAGATCGCGGTTCCCAATGCCGACCCGACCTTCCCCTTCTCCAACGAGATCGCCGCCTTTGCGAAAGCGGAAGCGGCCGGCCCGCCAGTCGCCGACGCCACGCTGTTCCTGGGCAGTTCCAGCATCCGCCTGTGGGACATCAAGGGCAGCTTCACCGATATCGGCACGGTCAATCGCGGCTTTGGCGGCGCGACCACGCCCGACGTGCTGCATTATTACAAACGGCTGCTGCCCAAGGCCAAGCCACGCTCGATCATCGTCTATGTCGGCGAGAATGACCTGGCCGCCGGCGCCACGCCGGACAAGGTCGCTACCGACGTGCTGACCCTGCTCCGCCAGCTTCGCGCCGACTATCCCAGGGCGCATATCGCCTATCTCTCGCTCAAGCCCAGCCCGATCCGCTGGACGCTCTGGCCCCAGATGGCGGCGGTCAACATGACCGTTTCGGCGCGCAGCAGGGCGATGAAGTTCGATTATCTCGATGTCGGTCGCCCCTTGCTCGCCACCGACGGCCTGCCCGATGCATCGCTGTTCCGTGCCGATGGTTTGCACATGAATCCGCGCGGTTACGAGCGCTGGACCAAGCTGGTCGACGCCTATCTGGACCATGCCGTGCTGGCGGATACGGGCGCCGGCCGCGATTCCTGA
- the hspQ gene encoding heat shock protein HspQ: MKVTIQNIGTGITAPPVVHARFSIGDVLKHRSFGFRGVVFDIDPVFANSEEWYESIPEHARPDKQQPFYHLLAENGENSYVAYVSQQNLVADDSEEPVDHPAITGLFGDYADGKYQLRPRHRH, from the coding sequence ATGAAAGTCACGATTCAGAATATCGGTACCGGCATCACGGCCCCGCCGGTCGTCCATGCCCGCTTCAGCATCGGCGATGTCCTCAAGCATCGCAGCTTCGGCTTTCGCGGCGTGGTGTTCGACATCGACCCGGTCTTCGCCAACAGCGAGGAATGGTATGAATCGATCCCCGAACATGCCCGGCCCGACAAGCAGCAACCCTTCTACCACCTGCTCGCCGAAAATGGCGAGAACAGCTATGTCGCCTATGTCAGCCAGCAGAATCTGGTGGCCGACGACAGCGAGGAGCCGGTCGATCACCCAGCGATCACCGGCCTGTTCGGCGATTATGCGGATGGCAAATATCAGCTGCGCCCGCGCCACCGGCACTGA
- a CDS encoding GumC family protein encodes MTARLDSLPTPHVAPARPASAGAQGDPAEAPLFDLDLSRIIFAIRRNIWWIGAIIACALALGLVATLLMQPRYIATSRVLIEQQADQIIENNDVTPAVAYQDADRFLQTQVDVIRSRALAAKVVDDGKFWTEPAFFDAVGTPMPTEADLDYRYQGKDALQRLRRDTAIDAVARNLSVSLPDASRLVAISFSGSDPNYAAKLANLFAESYVSANLARKFDSSSYAREYLAQQLDQARIRLETSERDLNQYSRAAGLVRVQGQGQNADKEATLSVTNDTLVQVNGAASQATAERIAAEDRWNSVRNSPVMTVPQVLENPAIQALIRQRSEVESQLAQESSRHLAGHPTAAALQAQVDRLSAQIMAVGNAIKSSVHIEFQAAQAKEATLQRQVVDLRTLALGEQDRGVQYNILKRVAETNRSLYDTLLARYNELNATAGATSNNVSLVDRAETPRFPASPKLVLNLGLALLAGILCAGIFVFVREHFDDAIRAPDDVEHKLGVPLLGLVPQEASDDIRLEMRDPKSALSEAYNSLIANLRYAGADGFPKILTITSSRAEEGKSTTSVAIAEQLAKLGRKTLLIDGDLRRPTVHKILDLPSAHGLTALLTGEIGLDRAILGTDVPNLHAITALPTPVNPSLLLGSTRLEALMQHCRGQFDHVIIDSPPMLGLSDATSLSVASDATLLVIDASKGHRGTIKSTLRRLTLVHAPVVGALLTKFDPRRAGGNAAYYGYDYYEYGRPADSGA; translated from the coding sequence ATGACCGCGCGACTTGATTCCCTCCCCACCCCGCATGTCGCTCCTGCCCGGCCCGCAAGCGCCGGCGCCCAGGGCGATCCGGCCGAAGCGCCGCTGTTCGACCTCGACCTTTCCAGGATCATCTTCGCGATCCGCCGCAATATCTGGTGGATCGGTGCGATCATCGCCTGCGCACTCGCGCTCGGCCTGGTGGCGACCTTGCTGATGCAGCCCCGCTACATCGCCACCTCGCGCGTGTTGATCGAGCAGCAGGCGGACCAGATCATCGAGAATAACGATGTCACGCCGGCGGTTGCCTATCAGGATGCCGACCGTTTCCTCCAGACCCAGGTGGATGTGATCCGCAGCCGGGCACTCGCCGCCAAGGTGGTGGATGACGGGAAATTCTGGACCGAGCCCGCCTTTTTCGATGCCGTGGGCACCCCCATGCCGACCGAGGCCGATCTCGACTATCGCTATCAGGGCAAGGATGCGCTGCAGCGGCTCCGGCGCGACACCGCCATTGATGCGGTCGCCCGCAACCTGTCCGTCTCACTGCCCGATGCCAGCCGCCTGGTGGCCATCAGCTTCAGCGGCAGCGACCCCAATTATGCCGCGAAGCTGGCCAATCTCTTCGCCGAAAGCTATGTCTCCGCCAATCTGGCGCGCAAGTTCGACAGTTCCTCCTATGCCCGCGAATATCTCGCGCAACAACTCGACCAGGCCCGTATCCGGCTGGAAACGTCGGAGCGCGACCTCAACCAATATTCCCGTGCCGCCGGCCTCGTCCGGGTCCAGGGACAAGGCCAGAATGCGGACAAGGAAGCCACGCTATCGGTAACCAACGACACGCTCGTCCAGGTCAATGGCGCCGCAAGCCAGGCCACGGCGGAGCGGATCGCCGCGGAGGATCGGTGGAACAGCGTCCGCAACTCGCCCGTGATGACCGTGCCCCAGGTGCTGGAAAACCCGGCCATTCAGGCCCTTATCCGACAGCGGAGCGAGGTCGAATCGCAATTGGCCCAGGAAAGCTCGCGCCATCTGGCCGGCCATCCGACCGCCGCAGCGCTGCAGGCGCAGGTCGATCGGCTGAGCGCCCAGATCATGGCGGTCGGCAATGCGATCAAAAGCTCGGTGCACATCGAATTTCAGGCAGCACAGGCCAAGGAGGCGACCCTGCAGCGCCAGGTCGTCGATCTGCGCACCCTTGCCCTGGGCGAACAGGATCGCGGCGTCCAATATAATATCCTCAAGCGTGTCGCCGAAACCAACCGCTCGCTCTATGACACGCTGCTCGCCCGCTATAATGAGCTGAATGCAACCGCCGGCGCGACCTCCAACAATGTCTCGCTGGTCGATCGGGCCGAAACGCCGCGCTTCCCCGCATCGCCGAAACTGGTGCTCAACCTCGGCCTCGCCTTGCTCGCCGGCATATTGTGTGCGGGCATATTCGTCTTCGTCCGCGAACATTTCGACGATGCGATCCGCGCACCCGACGATGTCGAGCACAAGCTCGGCGTTCCCCTGCTCGGCCTGGTCCCGCAGGAAGCCAGTGACGATATCCGGCTGGAAATGCGCGATCCCAAATCGGCGCTCAGCGAAGCCTATAATTCGCTCATCGCCAATCTGCGCTATGCCGGCGCGGACGGCTTCCCTAAGATCCTCACCATCACCAGTTCCCGCGCGGAAGAGGGCAAGTCGACAACATCGGTGGCGATCGCCGAACAACTCGCGAAACTCGGACGAAAGACCCTGCTCATCGACGGCGATCTGCGCAGGCCCACCGTTCACAAGATCCTCGACCTGCCCAGCGCACACGGCCTGACCGCCCTGCTGACCGGCGAGATCGGCTTGGATCGGGCGATCCTGGGAACCGATGTGCCGAACCTCCATGCCATCACGGCGCTCCCCACCCCGGTCAACCCGTCGCTGCTGCTCGGCAGCACCCGGCTGGAAGCGCTGATGCAGCATTGCCGCGGCCAGTTCGACCATGTCATCATCGACAGCCCGCCGATGCTGGGCCTTTCGGACGCCACATCCCTGTCCGTCGCCTCCGATGCCACCCTGCTGGTGATCGACGCGAGCAAGGGGCATCGCGGGACGATCAAGAGCACCCTGCGCCGGCTCACCCTCGTCCATGCTCCGGTCGTCGGCGCACTGCTGACGAAATTCGATCCCCGGCGCGCGGGCGGAAATGCCGCCTATTATGGCTATGATTATTACGAATATGGCCGCCCTGCCGATAGCGGGGCATGA
- a CDS encoding polysaccharide biosynthesis/export family protein has protein sequence MPAQDPASPRRPYYIGPEDKISIRVFQEPDLSFDELQVDSGGNINFPLIGELAVSGKTPNELGAMIASRLGQNFIRDPQVMVGIVQSVAQRVTVSGNVMKPGVYEIAGTSSLLEAVSRAEGLTRVAVKDQVLIFRTIDGQRSGAIFNLALIEEGRAPDPQILGGDQIVIGFSAVKGTYRDFLTAAPLFNIFRRY, from the coding sequence ATGCCAGCGCAAGATCCGGCATCGCCCAGGCGTCCCTATTATATCGGACCGGAAGACAAGATATCGATCAGGGTCTTCCAGGAACCGGATCTCAGCTTCGACGAACTGCAGGTCGACTCCGGCGGCAACATCAATTTCCCGCTGATCGGCGAACTGGCCGTATCCGGCAAGACACCCAATGAACTGGGCGCGATGATCGCGTCCCGGCTCGGCCAGAATTTCATTCGCGATCCGCAGGTCATGGTCGGGATCGTCCAATCGGTCGCGCAGCGCGTCACCGTCAGCGGCAATGTCATGAAGCCCGGCGTCTACGAAATTGCCGGCACCTCGTCCCTGCTGGAAGCCGTCTCGCGCGCCGAGGGGCTCACACGCGTCGCCGTCAAGGATCAGGTGCTCATCTTCCGCACGATCGATGGTCAGCGCAGCGGCGCCATCTTCAATCTGGCGCTGATAGAGGAAGGAAGGGCCCCCGATCCCCAGATATTGGGCGGCGACCAGATCGTCATCGGCTTTTCTGCCGTCAAGGGCACCTATCGGGACTTCCTGACCGCTGCCCCGCTCTTCAACATCTTCCGCAGGTATTGA
- a CDS encoding O-antigen ligase family protein, protein MPLSLDPGRTLVALVGLTAPTILLLLAMDSGKSERALILPGLAALGLASLVLGAGQLISARQALNWFPGGNPHQLYGSFANHNSSGLFLVIALCAAIAIPTPARPARQVIKLATCLLLAMGVLLTQSRSSIMLLILPAIQWLLAPGRHQSFNRARRTAILAAAMTIALAGFAVIAMNNARLSKAFDRFDSLHDARGLIWQDSLIAIGRYWPIGSGIGTFDEVFQIDESIENVNRHRAGRAHNDLLELVLESGLAGAILCLGWIAYAGRLTIPLLRDDEDRVTAPAIILIAILLQSFIDYPLRNQAILCIAASMIALIASESKRIRMK, encoded by the coding sequence ATGCCCCTCTCGCTCGATCCGGGCCGGACGCTCGTCGCCCTGGTCGGCCTGACCGCCCCGACCATCCTGCTGCTGCTGGCGATGGACAGCGGAAAATCCGAACGCGCGCTGATCCTGCCCGGCCTCGCCGCCCTGGGCCTTGCCAGCCTTGTGCTGGGCGCGGGCCAGCTCATATCCGCCCGTCAGGCCCTGAACTGGTTTCCAGGCGGCAATCCCCACCAACTCTATGGCAGCTTCGCCAATCACAACTCATCCGGCCTGTTCCTCGTCATCGCCCTGTGCGCTGCCATCGCCATCCCGACACCGGCTCGGCCGGCAAGACAGGTGATCAAGCTGGCGACCTGCCTCCTCCTGGCCATGGGCGTCCTGCTGACCCAGTCACGCTCCAGCATCATGCTGCTGATCCTGCCGGCCATCCAATGGCTGCTGGCCCCAGGCCGGCACCAATCATTCAACCGCGCGCGTCGCACCGCCATACTCGCCGCCGCCATGACGATCGCCCTGGCCGGATTCGCCGTCATCGCCATGAACAACGCCCGATTGAGTAAGGCCTTCGACCGGTTTGACAGCCTCCATGACGCCCGCGGCCTGATCTGGCAGGACAGCCTCATCGCCATCGGGCGCTACTGGCCGATCGGCAGCGGCATAGGCACGTTCGACGAGGTCTTCCAGATCGATGAATCGATCGAGAATGTGAACCGCCATCGGGCCGGACGCGCCCATAATGATCTCCTCGAACTTGTGCTGGAAAGCGGTCTTGCCGGCGCAATCCTGTGCCTGGGCTGGATCGCCTATGCTGGCAGGCTGACAATTCCATTGCTCCGCGACGATGAAGATCGGGTGACAGCACCGGCAATCATTCTGATTGCTATCCTTTTGCAATCATTCATCGACTACCCCTTGAGGAACCAAGCAATATTGTGCATTGCAGCGTCGATGATTGCTTTGATAGCAAGCGAGAGCAAAAGGATTCGAATGAAATGA
- a CDS encoding M48 family metalloprotease: protein MLGLPLVMPVLPPEQGLLPDAGAGQVSIRGSSDPTASHRLRRYTAVSHHQLISSDDATKSQLAPRDLLSSMTFATATVPPMVATTRSSNGKGAIPFSRRTVMLLRGPWSLHADWLVAGRASVEALVPAWAASGVINIPVTIALDKIDFIAMIGLPIEVLIRILRSINSNSIGSLNHSCNEKGECVKFGLFRAGMVFLFSFCLIMPGGSSGADRREQVEAYLLRVARIDWRIRRAALKDCPVSAMRPGFVLDARSAYMAGKEARLSDLPWVIGFTDMAAADGALLPGDEIREIERVPVSQLMQGADGQILPEHILAHIDHMVPQASYRLEVQRAGHARSVDVPARALCPGLTIVKQGRRGDAFSDLHNVAITTGLLDKLGSDDAVAFIIGHELAHTIFADSRKGPLSRRDKESRADLYGAHIAACAGFDPGKAIEALAVVRSMNVGGLSLTHRPYKVRQQAIAQYLSVRPDCQAAFTWERGEK from the coding sequence ATGCTGGGCCTGCCGTTGGTCATGCCTGTATTGCCCCCGGAGCAAGGCCTGCTCCCTGATGCGGGGGCGGGGCAGGTGTCGATAAGGGGCAGTTCCGATCCGACTGCGTCACATCGGCTGCGCCGGTATACCGCTGTGTCGCATCATCAGCTGATATCATCTGATGATGCGACGAAGTCTCAGCTCGCGCCGCGGGACTTGTTGTCGTCGATGACCTTCGCGACGGCGACCGTGCCGCCGATGGTGGCAACCACCAGAAGCAGCAACGGCAAGGGGGCGATCCCATTTTCCCGCCGAACGGTCATGCTCTTGCGCGGCCCCTGGTCGCTCCATGCCGATTGGCTGGTGGCGGGGCGGGCGAGCGTCGAGGCCCTGGTTCCGGCCTGGGCCGCAAGCGGGGTCATCAACATTCCTGTCACGATTGCACTGGATAAGATCGACTTTATTGCCATGATCGGTCTCCCAATTGAAGTTTTGATACGAATCTTGCGATCAATCAATTCGAATTCTATAGGTTCCTTGAATCATTCATGCAACGAAAAAGGCGAATGCGTGAAGTTCGGATTGTTTCGTGCAGGAATGGTTTTCCTCTTTTCTTTCTGCCTGATCATGCCCGGTGGGTCATCGGGGGCGGATCGTCGCGAGCAAGTGGAGGCCTATCTGCTCCGGGTGGCGCGGATCGACTGGCGGATTCGCCGGGCCGCGCTGAAGGATTGCCCGGTGTCGGCGATGCGACCTGGCTTCGTGCTCGACGCCAGAAGTGCATATATGGCGGGGAAAGAGGCGCGCCTGTCCGACCTGCCCTGGGTCATCGGCTTTACCGACATGGCTGCGGCTGACGGAGCGCTCCTGCCCGGCGATGAAATCAGGGAGATCGAGCGGGTTCCCGTGTCCCAACTGATGCAGGGCGCCGATGGGCAGATACTGCCGGAGCATATCCTCGCCCATATCGACCATATGGTGCCGCAAGCCAGCTATCGACTGGAGGTGCAGCGGGCCGGCCATGCCCGGTCGGTGGATGTCCCTGCACGCGCCCTGTGTCCTGGCCTGACGATCGTCAAGCAAGGCCGGCGGGGTGATGCCTTCAGCGATCTGCACAATGTGGCGATCACGACCGGTCTGCTGGACAAGCTGGGGTCCGATGACGCGGTCGCCTTCATTATCGGCCATGAACTGGCGCACACGATATTTGCAGATTCGCGCAAGGGCCCCTTGTCCCGCCGTGACAAGGAATCGCGGGCCGATCTTTATGGTGCCCATATCGCCGCATGTGCCGGCTTTGATCCCGGCAAGGCGATTGAGGCGCTGGCGGTTGTTCGCTCCATGAATGTCGGCGGGCTGTCGCTGACGCATCGCCCCTACAAGGTGCGGCAGCAGGCGATCGCCCAATATCTGTCCGTTCGGCCTGATTGCCAGGCCGCATTTACATGGGAGCGGGGGGAGAAGTGA
- a CDS encoding acyl-homoserine-lactone synthase — MSFSQQIARMPGYHATFPRLIGVSERPSRATPCHTRHPQYGPPAKTAPSASPFECDEFDSKLTQYLVVTDPGMGSILGSLRLLPTDRAHLLNTLFPDLCQAHIPQGAHIREVSQIYLHPELRNQRRRVMLQLASALVQYGLLTGISAYTTVMESIWSDFLGSIGWHITQLGPDRMVDGISLRASQIHLDNNTLHALRARNCLAECDLQFANMRDQPDTVPQPLVDVPNHPAQWPPGHG; from the coding sequence TTGTCATTTTCCCAGCAGATCGCCCGGATGCCGGGCTATCACGCCACCTTCCCGCGCCTGATCGGCGTGTCCGAACGGCCAAGCCGCGCCACCCCCTGCCACACACGCCACCCCCAATATGGTCCGCCCGCGAAAACGGCCCCCTCCGCATCCCCGTTCGAATGCGACGAATTCGATAGCAAACTGACGCAATATCTCGTCGTGACAGACCCCGGCATGGGCAGCATATTGGGGTCGCTCCGCCTGTTGCCGACCGATCGCGCCCATCTTCTGAACACGCTGTTTCCCGACCTGTGTCAGGCGCACATTCCCCAGGGCGCACACATCCGGGAAGTCTCGCAAATCTATCTGCACCCCGAACTGCGCAACCAGCGACGGCGGGTCATGCTGCAACTGGCAAGCGCGCTTGTCCAATATGGGCTGCTGACCGGGATAAGCGCCTATACGACGGTGATGGAAAGCATCTGGTCCGATTTTCTCGGCAGCATCGGATGGCATATCACCCAGCTCGGCCCCGACCGGATGGTCGACGGCATTTCCCTGCGCGCCAGCCAGATCCATCTCGACAACAATACGCTGCACGCCTTGCGCGCGCGCAACTGCCTGGCCGAATGCGACCTGCAATTTGCCAACATGCGCGACCAGCCGGACACCGTGCCGCAACCACTGGTCGACGTGCCCAACCACCCGGCACAATGGCCGCCGGGCCACGGATAA
- a CDS encoding Ros/MucR family transcriptional regulator translates to MTNASVEKDSLVGLTASIVSANVSNSPVGTHDMCDMILSVHSALSSLATTGAVPMAAVEAARREPAVPIEESIQHDFIVCLEDGKKLKTLKRHLRAKYQMSPEEYRAKWGLPIDYPMAAPSYLDQRRQMAHKIGLGLRPKAGRSKDDDGAVSAAAEKRETPARRRKAN, encoded by the coding sequence ATGACAAATGCAAGTGTTGAAAAAGACTCCCTGGTTGGTCTGACGGCGAGCATCGTCTCCGCCAATGTTTCCAACAGTCCCGTTGGAACCCATGACATGTGTGACATGATCCTGAGCGTGCATTCCGCCCTGTCGAGCCTGGCGACGACCGGTGCCGTGCCGATGGCCGCAGTCGAGGCGGCGCGTCGTGAACCCGCCGTGCCGATCGAGGAATCGATCCAGCATGATTTCATCGTCTGTCTGGAAGATGGCAAGAAACTGAAGACGCTCAAGCGCCATTTGCGGGCCAAATATCAGATGAGCCCGGAAGAATATCGCGCCAAATGGGGGCTGCCGATCGATTATCCGATGGCTGCGCCCAGCTATCTCGATCAGCGCCGGCAGATGGCGCACAAGATCGGTCTCGGCCTGCGTCCCAAGGCGGGCAGGAGCAAGGATGATGACGGGGCGGTCTCTGCCGCCGCTGAAAAGCGCGAAACGCCTGCGCGCCGCCGCAAGGCGAACTGA